The Ciona intestinalis unplaced genomic scaffold, KH HT000103.2, whole genome shotgun sequence genome contains a region encoding:
- the LOC100185460 gene encoding poly [ADP-ribose] polymerase 14-like: MEQPDPTRVEVKNFPPGFSDFKLKAQLEAENRSITITAKKDIDGNKILELLFPNLQDANQFVEKGLQVNFGAETYKLSCCVVRNEQAQEIVYDFPKTHVQHDIIVDDKNAPYTWSSMLEQYGRMPIAAGTKCIVLADTTQTSDSQMLQLYFENTKRSGGDKIKNMIKMVDGILIQYVDDTVAERVAKKKQSFNDQDMPTYLRTVPHMSTNKIILENVPEGTQQGTIMLFLENCDKPLEREPQDIIKGHKDGQYMVIYENSMDLKQFSRKIEQEKLEKHYIKTKFVTGTNCVQIRGELKSLSNDAIRLNMENFKRSRGGEVTLVQRCGDKIALVHFAECQVAERVVQTWAENQFTINKIPHTVTFYYHCLFNDHLKLKPDVYSSVKQTKPFPIQEKGTSAMKKNNKCHQSLVFVPKLPEAIDFIKNSQPHYAIFENMFDKVANVKCQFNEQRKLTGIVVTPKPDQNLPDEFEEECRRKFENFFDSFALKNVLFDAQKLSQLRKRNNWKSDEEFIELPSEGGTVGVYIKWKSNMVEIIGLINDVRKAQQILQELNKVEIHVQKFKQRDFCKLSETGCLERIGSKQKGKVKVNAVKATHSLEYVGPKEYLQPAVTDTIMQLQYLEEKKIKDIGEKEKRYLEAVLEHSESGHGINIRAIIQAKFEERGVRASLHLKDEDIVLYYHNEKGYIAAVGIIKTLVSSTYISIDRPAQINALMTTEWKNQQQQLCTTGSRRIFVDKQAKQVTISGLTIGLNEGKLKVLDFLENNEVRMVQINASKLIQRYFLEFDKATQHKLEGMNTKYQKSEGNSICIEGKKIGIVAAQKLISEQLAKYVELKWNIHDPGMPEHFRSEQGKRFLRDTELKTSCVIETNPETEKHTNGKSFIAETAVPIKPMISVQVTNSRAIINVLKTDITQHECDAILNASNPELDLLPGGISGAIQKTGGDKIQEEMHAVISKRGKLFPGDAAITGAGKLKTCRFIIHAVGPRWAEHSHSTCCKYLQSCINYAMQEAESKRLRSISIPAISCGVFGGVPSVCIPLIVDTVLDYFKQKRNSSITRVDFVEMTTDLILVNFVNALGVLREVEYNQRGAIPKTRSVKNQIVVGHKGVISQSDTLTLGSISISVSQGDLTLDNSDAIVNSTNPQFDLTQGMISQAILKKGGRTVLNECKNQQGQWNSPRIRVTSGGKLQCRYVFHIVTPNNTKQITSVLLEVFTIADKLGLATLALPALGTGNLGIESLRIAQCIRGAIKEYVDSNTPANLNTIKVVIFEQSMVAEFRQGLFADVKQKGKLKGFFGGLWSAFTGVETEEQMTELDPKKQVLFYFCADNRSNIEKAKKEIIAHIKDNSASQPLEDEVISRLEDEDKNEIMALENKFNVEIKDVSNMYVMRYVIKGLEKDVLKAKHAGQEIIRVFKEGETCSRYVSWEYVDVRTKSIVKFSNRNNAALERAFGLNKSGNETVMTQDGQKIKVNFKNSTAVYVHSNKTTEVARREKNDDVPSNWVPMQNMAMTKVPIKPGTPEYNQVMAKFNASGPFDFQVQPVGFGNAMIRTSSGRAQQKLQIRNLPPKVVSLERIQHKSQYKQFVAKKNEVEARMKKDNVQMEVVKELFHGTPFDVAEKIYVQGFDRNFAGANATVYGKGVYFAVNATYSSRYAKPDPNNSNHCKMFLADVVTGEYCGGSANIIAPPARQSALSKSELYDSVVDNSSNPTIFVVFKDASAYPKYLLTYTS; the protein is encoded by the exons TGCAAAGAAAGATATTGACGGCAACAAAATATTGGAACTTCTCTTTCCAAACTTACAAG ATGCAAACCAGTTTGTTGAAAAAGGTTTACAGGTTAATTTTGGTGCTGAAACTTACAAACTTTCATGTTGTGTGGTTCGCAATGAACAGGCCCAAGAAATAGTGTATG attttccTAAAACACATGTACAGCATGATATTATAGTAGATGATAAAAATGCACCATATACATGGTCTTCAATGCTGGAACAATATGGAAGAATGCCGATAGCTGCTGGAACAAA GTGTATAGTACTGGCTGATACAACACAGACCAGTGACAGCCAGATGCTCCAACTTTACTTTGAAAATACAAAGCGTTCGGGAGGTGACAAAATTAAGAATATGATAAAAATGGTGGATGGTATCCTTATACAATATGTGGATGATACAG tgGCTGAAAGGGTGGCAAAGAAAAAGCAAAGTTTCAACGATCAAGACATGCCAACGTATCTGCGTACTGTTCCTCATATGagcacaaataaaattatattagaG AATGTTCCAGAAGGCACACAGCAGGGCACAATAATGCTGTTCTTGGAAAATTGTGACAAACCACTGGAAAGAGAACCACAGGATATTATTAAAGGTCACAAAGATGGCCAGTACATGGTTATCTATGAAAACTCAATGG ACTTAAAGCAATTTTCAAGAAAAATTGAGCaagaaaaacttgaaaaacatTACATCAAG ACAAAGTTTGTAACAGGAACAAACTGTGTTCAAATTCGAGGTGAACTAAAATCTTTGAGTAATGATGCAATCCGACTAAACATGGAGAATTTCAAGCGATCAAGAGGTGGAGAAGTTACTCTTGTTCAACGATGTGGTGATAAGATTGCCCTTGTGCATTTTGCGGAATGTCAAG TTGCAGAACGTGTTGTACAAACCTGGGCCGAAAATCAGTTTACCATCAATAAAATTCCTCATACAGTTACATTTTACTACCATTGTCTCTTCAATGATCACCTGAAGTTAAAACCTGATGTTTATTCTTCAGTTAAGCAAACAAAACCTTTTCCAATACaag AAAAAGGAACCTCAGCaatgaagaaaaacaacaaatgtcACCAATCTCTTGTTTTTGTTCCCAAGTTACCAGAGGctattgattttattaaaaacagtcAACCTCATTATGCAAtctttgaaaatatgtttgaCAAGGTTGCAAATGTAAAATGCCAGTTTAATGAACAAAGGAAGCTTACTGGGATTGTTGTGACACCTAAACCCGACCAG AATTTACCGGATGAATTTGAGGAAGAATGCCGGCGTaagtttgaaaactttttcGACAGTTTTGccttaaaaaatgtgttgttTGATGCTCAAAAACTGTCTCAATTAAGAAAAAGGAACAACTGGAAAAGTGATGAAGAATTTATTGAACTTCCAAGCGAAGGAGGCACAGTTGGTGTCTATATAAA GTGGAAATCAAACATGGTAGAGATAATCGGTTTAATTAATGATGTGAGGAAGGCTCAGCAAATATTACAAGAACTTAACAAGGTCGAAATCCACGTTCAGAAATTCAAACAAAGAGATTTTTG taAACTAAGTGAAACTGGTTGTCTTGAAAGAATTGGTTCTAAACAAAAGGGAAAAGTGAAAGTTAATGCTGTAAAAGCCACACATAGTTTGGAGTATGTTGGTCCAAAAGAGTATTTACAACCTGCTGTAACGGATACAATTATGCAATTGCAA taTTTGGAGGAAAAGAAGATAAAGGATATCGgagaaaaggaaaaaagaTATCTTGAGGCGGTACTTGAACATTCAGAATCAGGACATGGTATAAATATACGGGCAATCATTCAGGCCAAGTTTGAAGAAAGGGGTGTACGAG CTTCCCTACACTTGAAAGATGAGGACATTGTGTTGTATTATCACAATGAGAAGGGTTACATAGCTGCAGTTGGCATAATCAAGACACTGGTGTCCAGTACTTATATTTCAATTGATAGACCGGCTCAGATAAATGCACTGATGACTACTGAATGGAAAAACCAGCAGCAACAACTTTGTACAACTGGATCAAGGCGGATTTTTGTTGAT AAACAAGCAAAACAAGTCACAATATCTGGATTAACAATTGGCCTTAATGAAGGAAAACTGAAGGTTTTGGATTTTCTGGAAAACAATGAAGTACGGATGGTTCAGATAAATGCCTCTAAACTTATCCAACGATATTTTCTTGAATTTGATAAAGCCACCCAGCACAAACTTGAAGGCATGAACACAAAGTATCAAAAATCCGAAGGAAATAGCATTTGTATAGAAGGAAAGAAAATTGGTATTGTTGCAG CTCAAAAATTGATTTCTGAACAACTGGCAAAATATGTCGAGTTAAAATGGAACATTCATGATCCTGGGATGCCAGAACACTTTAGAAGTGAGCAAGGGAAAAGGTTCTTGAGAGACACTGAATTAAAAACCAGCTGCGTCATTGAAACCAACCCTGAAACCGAGAAGCATACAAATGGAAAAAGCTTCATCGCTGAAACTGCTGTACCG ATCAAGCCAATGATCTCAGTTCAAGTAACAAACTCTAGAGCAATTATTAATGTATTGAAAACTGATATCACACAACATGAATGTGATGCAATCTTAAATGCTTCTAACCCAGAACTAGACCTTCTTCCTGGAGGTATATCTGGTGCAATTCAAAAAACAG GGGGAGACAAGATTCAGGAAGAGATGCATGCAGTGATAAGCAAACGGGGAAAATTGTTTCCTGGCGATGCAGCTATTACTGGAGCTGGTAAATTGAAAACCTGTAGGTTTATTATTCATGCTGTGGGACCAAG GTGGGCTGAGCACAGCCACAGCACATGTTGCAAATATCTTCAGTCCTGCATAAACTATGCTATGCAAGAGGCAGAAAGTAAACGTCTTCGTTCTATTTCCATACCTGCGATAAGTTGTGGTGTGTTTGGTGGCGTTCCATCTGTTTGCATTCCACTCATTGTCGATACAGTCTtggattattttaaacaaaaaagaaacagtAGCATCACACGG GTAGATTTTGTTGAAATGACAACGGATTTGATTCTAGTGAACTTTGTAAATGCACTTGGTGTTTTACGAGAGGTTGAATACAATCAACGAGGTGCAATTCCTAAAACACGCtctgtaaaaaatcaaattgtaGTTGGG CATAAAGGAGTCATCAGTCAAAGTGACACACTTACACTTGGCAGTATTTCCATCTCTGTGAGCCAAGGTGACCTTACACTTGACAACTCTGATGCCATAGTAAACAGTACTAATCCACAGTTTGATTTAACCCAGG GCATGATATCACAAGCGATACTTAAAAAGGGAGGGCGAACTgtactgaatgaatgtaaaaaccAGCAAGGCCAATGGAATTCACCAAGAATTCGAGTAACTTCCGGAGGAAAACTGCAATGTCGTTATGTATTCCATATTGTTACTCCAAACAATACAAAGCAGATTACTTCAGTTCTGCTAGAAGTGTTTACTATTGCAGATAAGCTTGGGTTAGCCACACTTGCACTTCCTGCTCTTGGTACTG GAAACCTTGGTATTGAAAGTTTGAGAATTGCACAGTGCATACGTGGTGCCATCAAAGAATATGTGGATTCAAACACTCCAGCAAacttaaacacaataaaaGTTGTGATCTTTGAACAAAGCATGGTAGCTGAGTTTCGTCAGGGTCTGTTTGCTGATGTAAAACAAAAGGGGAAACTTAAGG GTTTCTTTGGAGGTCTCTGGAGTGCGTTTACCGGGGTGGAAACTGAAGAGCAAATGACTGAGCTTGATCCAAAgaaacaagttttgttttacttttgcgCTGATAACAGATCCAACATAGAAAAG GCAAAGAAGGAAATTATTGCTCATATCAAAGATAATTCCGCAAGCCAACCACTGGAAGATGAAGTTATTTCTCGCCTTGAAGATGAAGACAAAAATGAGATTATGGCACttgaaaacaagtttaacGTTGAGATTAAGGACGTCAGCAACAT GTATGTAATGAGATATGTAATAAAGGGATTGGAAAAGGATGTGCTCAAAGCCAAACATGCAGGCCAAGAAATAATCCGAGTTTTTAAAGAAGGAGAGACTTGTTCAAGATATGTGTCTTGGGAATATGTTGATGTCAGAACCAAATCAATAGTCAAATTCAGTAATCGAAATAATGCAGCTTTGGAAAGAGCATTTGGG cTCAACAAATCTGGAAACGAAACTGTAATGACACAAGATGggcaaaaaattaaagtcaattttaaaaactctaCGGCCGTATACGTTCAttctaataaaacaacagaagtTGCAAGACGAGAGAAAAATGATG atGTGCCAAGCAACTGGGTACCTATGCAAAACATGGCAATGACTAAAGTTCCCATAAAACCCGGGACACCAGAATACAATCAAGTCATGGCAAAATTCAATGCAAGCGGGCCTTTTGATTTCCAAGTCCAACCAGTTGGATTTGGTAATGCCATGATCAGGACATCATCTGGCCGTGCGCAACAGAAACTGCAAATTCGAAATTTGCCTCCAAAAGTGGTGTCG TTGGAGAGGATTCAACATAAGTCACAGTACAAACAGTTTGTTGCAAAGAAAAATGAAGTTGAAGCGCGAATGAAGAAAGACAATGTCCAAATGGAAGTTGTGAAAGAATTATTTCATGGAACCCCGTTTGATGTGGCAGAAAAAATCTATGTGCAAGGGTTTGACCGAAACTTTGCTGGAGCAAATG CAACTGTTTATGGAAAGGGTGTGTACTTTGCTGTGAACGCCACTTACTCCAGTAGATACGCTAAGCCGGACCCAAACAATTCGAATCATTGCAAAATGTTTCTTGCTGATGTGGTAACTGGAGAGTATTGTGGAGGCAGTGCAAACATAATTGCTCCTCCTGCACGACAAAGTGCTTTAAGTAAATCTGAGTTGTATGACAGTGTTGTGGATAATTCGTCAAATCCAACAAtctttgtagtttttaaagaTGCTAGTGCTTATCCGAAGTATCTACTTACCTACACTTCATAA
- the LOC100183098 gene encoding uncharacterized protein LOC100183098 isoform X1, whose protein sequence is MAKVAVKKYVDYHLYEFYSRNNDVQNLWSTFTIHRKRIGDQYEILKEKKRKDKKTWETIANRAMSTVEDYRQQICIAEYKVNFDGSLNVKRLIELIDEFNSDSKMYCGSRANMCNLLVLVCKKEEWNKRESQFYEYWRQYSKSIVPFANVSHTQTSPQVDEVSSAKPQGSVKPNRNNGYKTGLSSDRNAHEVGKCRTDTISVDKDIYGYIQLSHAHRVNQIWRKHEVQIKIKKLDKHNLSIQFTSDTKEKSSKAISDFQSLYQDVMDHIKQEDMQLKDHAVDHIKYAIDAVKSGNKHVYVFETSNKVSMLSEDKEALKQAKYIFEQCLSLTMAKAKPRSAPDQDNFTEVYKFVTKDGINVSVAHGNIALQDVDAIVNAANKYIQNGSGVTGAIFKQGGSKFEQLCKEAMKHRQNRSLKVGEVVSVKAAGNLQCKRVLHLVGPQWKNYSHKDEAYHLLEDGLLSVLKESNYCKASTLALPPVATGIYGTPLKLFVRAMNTALTCFETNISRHQRSLHYIRILSIDQDTVNDLKTMFLSRQPHAWHGNKVGGTVYI, encoded by the exons ATGGCAAAAGTAGCTGTCAAGAAATATGTGGATTATCATCTATATGAATTTTATTCACGGAATAATGATGTGCAAAATCTTTG GTCAACATTTACCATTCATAGAAAAAGAATTGGTGATCAGTATGaaattttaaaggaaaaaaagagaaaagatAAGAAAACATGGGAAACAATTGCAAATCGGGCTATGTCTACAGTTGAAGATTACAGACAGCAGATATGTATTGCggaatataaagttaattttgatGGATCATTAAATGTGAAACGTCTGATCGAATTAATTGATGAGTTTAACAGCGACAGCAAAATGTATTGTGGTAGCCGCGCAAATATGTGTAACCTTCTAGTGTTGGTTTGTAAAAAAGAGGAATGGAATAAAAGAGAATCACAATTTTACGAATATTGGAGGCAAT ATTCAAAGAGTATTGTTCCATTTGCTAATGTTTCACATACACAAACTTCACCACAAG TTGATGAAGTCAGCAGTGCAAAACCCCAAGGCAGTGTTAAACCAAATAGGAATAATGGATACAAAACTGGACTGTCCAGCGATAGAAATGCGCATGAGGTGGGAAAATGTCGCACCGACACCATCAGTGTGGATAAGGATATTTATGGCTACATTCAACTTTCCCATGCCCACCGTGTTAATCAGATATG GAGGAAGCACGAAGTccagataaaaataaaaaagcttgATAAACACAATCTATCGATTCAGTTCACTTCTGACACCAAAGAAAAAAGTTCCAAAGCAATTAGCGACTTTCAATCATTATACCAAGATGTTATGGATCATATAAAACAGGAGGATATGCAGTTGAAAGATCATGCAGTAGATCATATAAAATATGCCATTGATGCTGTAAAATCTGGCAACAAACATGTCTATGTTTTCGAAACCAGCAATAAAGTGTCGATGTTATCTGAAGACAAAGAAGCTTTAAAACAagctaaatatatttttgaacaaTGTTTAAGTCTAACCATGGCAAAAGCAAAACCACGTTCTGCACCAGATCAGGATAATTTTACTGAAGTTTACAAGTTCGTTACTAAAGATGGCATCAACGTATCAGTTGCTCATGGCAACATAGCACTTCAAGATGTAGATGCAATTGTTAATGCTGCaaataaatacattcaaaATGGTTCTGGAGTCACTGGAGCTATTTTTAAGCAAGGAGGTTCGAAATTTGAACAACTGTGTAAGGAGGCAATGAAACATCGTCAAAATCGATCGCTAAAAGTTGGAGAAGTGGTTTCTGTTAAGGCAGCTGGTAATCTTCAATGCAAAAG aGTTTTGCATCTGGTTGGACCACAGTGGAAAAATTATTCTCATAAAGATGAAGCATATCATTTACTTGAGGATGGTTTATTATCAGTTTTAAAGGAATCTAATTACTGTAAAGCATCCACACTTGCTCTCCCACCTGTAGCTACAG GTATTTACGGAACCCCACTTAAACTCTTTGTGCGAGCAATGAACACAGCACTGACATGTTTTGAAACCAACATCTCTCGTCACCAACGTTCTCTGCATTACATTAGAATTCTGTCAATTGACCAAGACACTGTTAATGATTTGAAAACCATGTTTTTATCCCGTCAACCTCATGCATGGCATG GAAATAAAGTTGGTGGAACAGTTTACATATGA
- the LOC100183098 gene encoding uncharacterized protein LOC100183098 isoform X2 → MAKVAVKKYVDYHLYEFYSRNNDVQNLWSTFTIHRKRIGDQYEILKEKKRKDKKTWETIANRAMSTVEDYRQQICIAEYKVNFDGSLNVKRLIELIDEFNSDSKMYCGSRANMCNLLVLVCKKEEWNKRESQFYEYWRQYSKSIVPFANVSHTQTSPQVDEVSSAKPQGSVKPNRNNGYKTGLSSDRNAHEVGKCRTDTISVDKDIYGYIQLSHAHRVNQIWRKHEVQIKIKKLDKHNLSIQFTSDTKEKSSKAISDFQSLYQDVMDHIKQEDMQLKDHAVDHIKYAIDAVKSGNKHVYVFETSNKVSMLSEDKEALKQAKYIFEQCLSLTMAKAKPRSAPDQDNFTEVYKFVTKDGINVSVAHGNIALQDVDAIVNAANKYIQNGSGVTGAIFKQGGSKFEQLCKEAMKHRQNRSLKVGEVVSVKAAGNLQCKRVLHLVGPQWKNYSHKDEAYHLLEDGLLSVLKESNYCKASTLALPPVATGIYGTPLKLFVRAMNTALTCFETNISRHQRSLHYIRILSIDQDTVNDLKTMFLSRQPHAWHE, encoded by the exons ATGGCAAAAGTAGCTGTCAAGAAATATGTGGATTATCATCTATATGAATTTTATTCACGGAATAATGATGTGCAAAATCTTTG GTCAACATTTACCATTCATAGAAAAAGAATTGGTGATCAGTATGaaattttaaaggaaaaaaagagaaaagatAAGAAAACATGGGAAACAATTGCAAATCGGGCTATGTCTACAGTTGAAGATTACAGACAGCAGATATGTATTGCggaatataaagttaattttgatGGATCATTAAATGTGAAACGTCTGATCGAATTAATTGATGAGTTTAACAGCGACAGCAAAATGTATTGTGGTAGCCGCGCAAATATGTGTAACCTTCTAGTGTTGGTTTGTAAAAAAGAGGAATGGAATAAAAGAGAATCACAATTTTACGAATATTGGAGGCAAT ATTCAAAGAGTATTGTTCCATTTGCTAATGTTTCACATACACAAACTTCACCACAAG TTGATGAAGTCAGCAGTGCAAAACCCCAAGGCAGTGTTAAACCAAATAGGAATAATGGATACAAAACTGGACTGTCCAGCGATAGAAATGCGCATGAGGTGGGAAAATGTCGCACCGACACCATCAGTGTGGATAAGGATATTTATGGCTACATTCAACTTTCCCATGCCCACCGTGTTAATCAGATATG GAGGAAGCACGAAGTccagataaaaataaaaaagcttgATAAACACAATCTATCGATTCAGTTCACTTCTGACACCAAAGAAAAAAGTTCCAAAGCAATTAGCGACTTTCAATCATTATACCAAGATGTTATGGATCATATAAAACAGGAGGATATGCAGTTGAAAGATCATGCAGTAGATCATATAAAATATGCCATTGATGCTGTAAAATCTGGCAACAAACATGTCTATGTTTTCGAAACCAGCAATAAAGTGTCGATGTTATCTGAAGACAAAGAAGCTTTAAAACAagctaaatatatttttgaacaaTGTTTAAGTCTAACCATGGCAAAAGCAAAACCACGTTCTGCACCAGATCAGGATAATTTTACTGAAGTTTACAAGTTCGTTACTAAAGATGGCATCAACGTATCAGTTGCTCATGGCAACATAGCACTTCAAGATGTAGATGCAATTGTTAATGCTGCaaataaatacattcaaaATGGTTCTGGAGTCACTGGAGCTATTTTTAAGCAAGGAGGTTCGAAATTTGAACAACTGTGTAAGGAGGCAATGAAACATCGTCAAAATCGATCGCTAAAAGTTGGAGAAGTGGTTTCTGTTAAGGCAGCTGGTAATCTTCAATGCAAAAG aGTTTTGCATCTGGTTGGACCACAGTGGAAAAATTATTCTCATAAAGATGAAGCATATCATTTACTTGAGGATGGTTTATTATCAGTTTTAAAGGAATCTAATTACTGTAAAGCATCCACACTTGCTCTCCCACCTGTAGCTACAG GTATTTACGGAACCCCACTTAAACTCTTTGTGCGAGCAATGAACACAGCACTGACATGTTTTGAAACCAACATCTCTCGTCACCAACGTTCTCTGCATTACATTAGAATTCTGTCAATTGACCAAGACACTGTTAATGATTTGAAAACCATGTTTTTATCCCGTCAACCTCATGCATGGCATG AATAG